A stretch of DNA from Vicinamibacterales bacterium:
GGTTGCGCGGCGTCAATGTGGCCGCTTCTGCATGGGGCGACGATTGTCATTCTTCGTTGTCTGCACGTTCGACTGTCAAGAACGCGTCCTCAGCATTGACGACGCACCCCGTGCCTGTTTCCCGCATCACTAATGGAGCAGCAAGATGGCCGACGACGAATTCCGGTTGCCCGGGTCTAGTTACGACGAGCTCATCAAGATCATCATGGGATACGGGCACTTCGATACTGATGTCACTCCCGCCGATGTGGGCGGAATTGCCGGTGTGCACGAGACCCAGGTGAGTCGGAACAATGCGTTTCTTGTGGCTGTTGGAGTGGTCGAGGGTGGAAGGCGGAAGGTCATAAGTGCCCTCGGACGGAATCTGGCGCTCGCCTTACAGCACAACGTTCTAGAGGATGTGAGCAAGTACTGGCACCATCTCGTTGCGGCCAATTCGTTCTTTCAGAAGGTACTGGCGGCAGTACGCATCCGTCGTGGCATGGACGCGTCTACACTCCAAGCGCACGTCGCGTATTCGGCGGGCCAGAAGAAGAGCCCCGCCGTCGTAGCCGGAGCCGCGGCTGTTGTTCAGATAATGGTCGTCGCCGGGTTACTGCGGGAAGAGGACGGGAAATACGTCGCCATGGACGAAGGGTCTGCTTCAACCCCGACGCCCATTGAGGAGGCCGGAGTTCCGGACCAAGCGACGCTGACCACTACCACTGTCACTCGCACCGCGACTCCCGTTCTTCCTCTGCCCTCGACCGCCAGTGCTGCCGCACTTGCTATCCAACTGCAACTCCGCGTTGACTGTAAGGTAGACGAACTCGACGCCATTGCGGTGAAGTTGAGAAACCTCATTCGGACGTTGTCCGAACCGTCGGAACCGAATCCAACGCCCGCAGAGGCGCAACGCCGAACCACCGAAGAGCCTGGCGCAACTTCCGCTGCTGAGGAGTCCGCTACGAGACACCCCGGCGAGTAGGAGGGCTGAGCGCATGGCCCGAGATTTCTCGCCTGCTACTGCCGAACATGTTGTTTCCGTGGTCGAAGGCGTAGTCGTGAGTCAACAACCCGCGAATGTGGACTACGTGTCGAGTTTCGCCGACCTCACTCCTGCTCTGGCGGAAGCGGCGCTAGCACTCGCCTGCGACCTCGGGTTGTTGTCCAAGGACCACTCCGACTACGCTGTAGCAAGCCCTCTCTGCCGGTTCCTGATAACGCCAAATGGTGCACAGCGGGCAGCAGTCATCCGCGTGCTGCTTGAGTCCTATCCGCCCTTCCTGACGTTCCGCGAACGGCTAGTCGGAACCGGCAGTGCCTCCACCGCTGCCGGTCAGACGAAGACCGCTCTTGACCTCACGGCACACCGCGAGGAAATCAAAGACACGTTGGTCAGTCTAGGCACTTACAGCGATGCCCTCGTCACAGAAGGCGGTGGTCGGTTCGCGCCGCAACCCGCGAATGCTGAGAACCCGCTGGAGGTGCTAGCGTTGGCTGCCGGCGACGGAGCTGCTGCGGAAGGACGAATTCGAGCGCAGATTGGGGAAGACGCCTGTCGGCTGGTTTCACGCGAGGACGTCATCGTACCCCTGGCTAACGCTCTCCTGCGAGCGACAGGCGGAGACCCTCGAGGAGCGGTCGTAGAGGCAGGAAACGCTGTCGAATCCTACCTTGTGGCTCTGGGTGGACGGGCGCAAGTTGAGCTAACTGGGGCAACCGGAATCAACTCGAAACTGGACAAATTCGACCGTGCGAACTGGTTAAGCAAGAAGCTGGTCTATGTCGGCAAGCACCTAGGCCACGTGCGGAACGCTGCCGACCACGGCATCGACCCTGAGGTAGGACAGGTCTGGGCGATTCGTCCTTCCACCGCACTGGAATACGTCTTTCACGCATGCTCGTTCGTGGCGTCAGTCACGACAAAGGAGTTGGGCAGGCAAGCTGAGATATAGAAGGACAAGGCGGGCGGGCCAGGACCGCCCGCCGCGCCTGCGGGGAACGTGCGCGGTGTGAGCGCAGCAACGCGTGCGAACGCTTGACCGGCACGCCTGAATATTGATGAGATCTAAGCTCCGACCACACGTCTCACATCCCGCGGACGGGGACATCGCCGCCCACTTTGCGCGCTTTAGAGGGGCGCCGGGGCGTTCGCATCGGTGCGTGTTGCCGGTTGCCGTGCCGTGGACAGGCGGACGAAACAGCGGACCAGACCTGCCCTCTACTGGCGGCCCATTTCAAGTCGCTCCCAGGGCCAACATTCCGACCGAAACCGAGCGTCAAAGGGCGGTTCTGAATCCGCCAGCCACGTGGCTACCGTTGCCGCTTCCGGCTCTCCCACCACACACCGAACAGCTCGCCGCACACTGCCTCCAGCGGCCAACCGCAAGCCAAGCGCAACTCGGCCACGGTCCGTGGAAGGTAGCCATGGTGCAGCGACATCAGTCCGGGCGGCCCGTGCGTCGTCCCGCCAGGTGTGGTGGTATCCAGGTCTCGCCCGGTTGCTTTGGAGTCCGTTCGTAGGTGTATGCGGCTGTCCCCGGCGGCCGTTTGAAACCCACGCACTCCAGCCGGGGTTCCAGTTCCGCGCGAAAGCGTCTGCGCCGTCCAGCAGTGGTCTGGGGATTTGTGTCTGGAATGATTCGCGCAATCAGCAATTTCACCCGAACGTCAGACACCCACTTGACCCACTCGTGTGTCTCATGCCTGTTCACCGCCTCGATGACTCGGGCGACGAGCGGGCCGACGTCCAGACGCGCGTCTTGAGGAAAGAGCTGGCGGAAGCCGCTCTCGGCTCCCTCGGCAGTACCCAATTCGACATTAACGTGCCACGTCTGAAGTTCGGCTCGCTTCGAACCGGCTACAACGCCTCCGTGCCGTTCAATCCGAAACGAGATGTCGCCGGTCGTGAAGAAACGCGGGTATTTGGACAGGTGGTCGACGGCGGGGGCGGCCGACGACCTGACGCTATGGGGACGAGCGACGTTTCTTCTGTACGAGTTCGGCCTCGCGGTGGCGATAGCTCTCGCCTTCGATGCGAATGATCTCGGCGTGGTGGGTGAGCCGATCCACGAGCGCGACCGCGCAGGAGGCGTTCGGAAACACGGTGTTCCAGTCTTTGAAGGCGAGATTCGTGGTCAAGACGATGGAGCGCTGCTCGTAGCGCCGGCTGACGATCTGAAAGAGGAGGTCGGCGGCGCGGGCGTCGTAGGCCAGATAGCCGATCTCGTCGATGGCCAAGACGTGCGGACGCGTGTAGGCGCGCAAGCGTCGTTCGAGGCCGCGGGCGGTGTCCTGCCCGTTCAGGTCGAGCAAGAGATCAGAGGCCGTGACGAAGAGCGCGGAATGGCCGGCCAGCACGGCCTGGTGGACGAGGTTCTTCGTCAGCATCGTCTTGCCGAGGCCCTGGTTGCCGACCAGGACGATGTTCTCGCCTTTGGCAATGAAGTCGAGCGAGAAGGCGCGGTCGACCGTGGGACGGTGCAGCTGCTTGGGCCAGTCCCATTCGAAATCCGCGACGGGCTTGAAGCGGCCGAGCCGGGCGCCGCGGAAGCGGCGTTCGAGGCGACGGCGCGCCCGGTCTTCGATCTCGGTGTGGACGAGCGTTTCGATCACGACCAGCGGACTCCAGCGTTTCTGCGTGGCGCGCGCGATGAGGTCGTTGAGGGTGTCGGCCGTGTAGGTCAGGCCCAGTCGCTGCAAGTAAATGGTCAGTGCCGGGGTCGTCGTCGGTGTCGCTGAGTGCATCGTAGGTCTCCAGTCGTGGTGGGGTGAGATCCAAGTCCCGGACGCCCGGGCGGTCGGGCAGGACGACCGGCAGCGGGGGGCGTTGGCCCCGCTGGCGGCGCCGGGTGTCCAGGATGTGCGCGAGACTGCCGGCGCCCAGCGCATCCCGTTCGAGCGCGATCGCGACGGCGATGGAGCATTCGGCGGGGCCATAGTCGTCGAGGAGCGCGAGCAAGCGGTGCGTGTGGAGCCGCAAGGACTCGCCGCGGGCGGCCAGCCGCTCCAGCAGGGTCACGGTCGCGGGGACGGCGAGGCGCAGGCGATCGCGGCCGGTGTGGAGGTTCTGCTGCCGGGTGGCGGCGATCAGCCCCTCGACGTGCGCGAGGTCTTCGATCGTCTGACCGGTATCGTAGCTGCGTGCGTGCCGCGCAATCTCCTCGCCGCCATCGATGAGCCGGACGGTGGTCGCCTCGACGATCAGCGTCAGCGGACGCCGGACGTAGGCGTGCGGAATCGAGTAGCTGTTCCGGTCGAAGCGGACGTACGCGAGCTTGCCGGAGACGACGGGCCGGACGAGCGCGGTCTCGAAGGGATGCGCCGGGAGCGGCAGCAGGCGCGGCTGTTCGTCGGCGAAGACGGCCGCGACGGGGCGGTCGCGCTGCTCCGGGTGCGGCCGCTGATGGGCGTGGGTGTCGCGCCACTGCCGGAATTGCGCGTTGAGATCGTCGACGTCGCCGAAGGTCCGCGCGGCGAAGAAGGCATCGCGCAGGTAGCGGATCT
This window harbors:
- the istB gene encoding IS21-like element helper ATPase IstB, yielding MHSATPTTTPALTIYLQRLGLTYTADTLNDLIARATQKRWSPLVVIETLVHTEIEDRARRRLERRFRGARLGRFKPVADFEWDWPKQLHRPTVDRAFSLDFIAKGENIVLVGNQGLGKTMLTKNLVHQAVLAGHSALFVTASDLLLDLNGQDTARGLERRLRAYTRPHVLAIDEIGYLAYDARAADLLFQIVSRRYEQRSIVLTTNLAFKDWNTVFPNASCAVALVDRLTHHAEIIRIEGESYRHREAELVQKKRRSSP